One genomic segment of Longimicrobium sp. includes these proteins:
- the rpsS gene encoding 30S ribosomal protein S19: MPRSLKKGPFVQDSLLAKIRQMNERNERRVVKTWSRASTITPEFVGHTLAVHNGNKFIPVYLTEQMVGHKLGEFAPTRTFRGHGGKLVDKRAKAR, from the coding sequence ATGCCGAGAAGCCTCAAGAAGGGGCCGTTCGTCCAGGACTCCCTGCTTGCCAAGATCCGCCAGATGAACGAGCGGAACGAGCGGCGGGTGGTCAAGACGTGGTCCCGTGCCAGCACCATCACTCCCGAGTTCGTCGGCCACACGCTGGCCGTGCACAACGGAAACAAGTTCATCCCCGTGTACCTGACCGAGCAGATGGTCGGGCACAAGCTCGGCGAGTTCGCGCCCACGCGCACTTTCCGCGGCCACGGCGGCAAGCTGGTCGACAAGCGCGCGAAGGCGCGTTAA
- the rpsQ gene encoding 30S ribosomal protein S17 — MNAENQNAASAQGQDERGRRKTRVGVVVSDKSDKTVVVKVERRFAHPLYGKQVTRTKKYHAHDEGNEYHVGDTVRITETRPLSKLKRWRVSELIERAR; from the coding sequence ATGAACGCCGAGAACCAGAACGCCGCCTCCGCGCAGGGGCAGGACGAGCGCGGCCGCCGCAAGACGCGCGTGGGCGTCGTCGTCTCCGACAAGAGCGACAAGACCGTGGTGGTGAAGGTGGAGCGCCGCTTCGCCCACCCGCTGTACGGCAAGCAGGTGACGCGCACCAAGAAGTACCACGCGCACGACGAGGGGAACGAGTACCACGTCGGCGACACGGTCCGGATCACCGAGACGCGCCCGCTCAGCAAGCTGAAGCGTTGGCGCGTGTCGGAGCTGATCGAGCGGGCCCGCTAA
- the rpsC gene encoding 30S ribosomal protein S3: protein MGQKTHPRGFRLGIVAPWKSRWYAERNFPALLVEDETIRKYLNQRLGHASISEIEIERKPGKVVVTVHTARPGVVIGKGGSEVDKLRDELGRLSGGSEVAINVEEVKRPEVDAQLIADSIAHQIVQRVSFRRAMKRAVQNAMRSGAEGIKVQVAGRLNGAEIARTEMYKEGRIPLQTLRADIDYAQSTARTTYGTIGVKVWVFKGEVVESRRTGRTYSTDA, encoded by the coding sequence GTGGGACAGAAGACGCATCCGAGGGGATTCCGCCTGGGCATCGTCGCCCCGTGGAAGTCCCGCTGGTACGCCGAGCGCAACTTCCCCGCGCTGCTCGTGGAAGACGAGACGATCCGGAAGTACCTGAACCAGCGCCTTGGGCACGCCTCGATCAGCGAGATCGAGATCGAGCGCAAGCCGGGGAAGGTCGTCGTGACCGTGCACACCGCCCGTCCGGGCGTGGTGATCGGCAAGGGCGGCTCCGAGGTCGACAAGCTGCGCGACGAGCTGGGCCGCCTTTCGGGCGGCAGCGAAGTGGCGATCAACGTGGAGGAGGTGAAGCGCCCCGAGGTGGACGCGCAGCTCATCGCCGACTCGATCGCCCACCAGATCGTGCAGCGCGTGTCGTTCCGCCGCGCCATGAAGCGCGCCGTGCAGAACGCCATGCGCTCCGGCGCCGAGGGGATCAAGGTTCAGGTGGCCGGCCGCCTCAACGGCGCCGAGATCGCCCGTACCGAGATGTACAAGGAGGGGCGCATTCCGCTCCAGACGCTGCGCGCCGACATCGACTACGCACAGTCGACCGCCCGCACCACCTACGGCACCATCGGGGTGAAGGTGTGGGTGTTCAAGGGCGAGGTGGTGGAGAGCCGCCGCACCGGGCGCACCTATTCCACGGACGCCTGA
- the rplC gene encoding 50S ribosomal protein L3, translated as MSGIIGRKLGMTQIFDEAGTVVPVTVIQAGPCPVVQVRTAERDGYSAVQLGFGAQKDVRVNNAEKGHATKAGLEAAPAVLKEFRFEENAPEVGGTVTVEGFERGGRVKVTGVTKGRGFQGVVKRHGFGGGRASHGATRVHRAPGSIGAGTNPSRVIKGKRMPGHMGDAQQTVRNLLVAKIDAERNLLYVRGAVPGPVNGVVFIQKQ; from the coding sequence ATGTCAGGAATCATCGGACGCAAGCTGGGGATGACCCAGATCTTCGACGAAGCGGGCACCGTGGTGCCCGTGACCGTCATCCAGGCCGGCCCCTGCCCCGTGGTGCAGGTGCGGACCGCCGAGCGCGACGGCTACAGCGCGGTTCAGCTCGGCTTCGGCGCGCAGAAGGACGTGCGCGTGAACAACGCGGAGAAGGGGCACGCCACCAAGGCCGGCCTCGAGGCCGCCCCGGCGGTGCTCAAGGAGTTCCGCTTCGAGGAGAACGCTCCCGAAGTGGGCGGCACCGTGACGGTGGAAGGGTTCGAGCGCGGCGGCCGCGTGAAGGTGACCGGCGTGACCAAGGGCCGCGGCTTCCAGGGCGTGGTCAAGCGCCACGGCTTCGGCGGCGGGCGCGCCTCGCACGGCGCCACGCGCGTGCACCGCGCCCCCGGCTCCATCGGCGCGGGCACCAACCCGTCGCGCGTCATCAAGGGGAAGCGCATGCCCGGCCACATGGGCGACGCGCAGCAGACGGTCCGCAACCTCCTGGTGGCCAAGATCGACGCAGAGCGCAACCTGCTTTACGTGCGCGGCGCGGTGCCGGGCCCCGTGAACGGCGTCGTTTTCATCCAGAAGCAGTAG
- the rplP gene encoding 50S ribosomal protein L16 produces MLAPKRVKFRKQMKGRMRGKATRGNYVAFGEYGLQALEPGWITNRTIEAARIAMTRHIKRGGKVWIRIFPDKSITKKPLEVRMGKGKGNPEAWVAVVKPGRIMFELEGVAPEVAKRAMQLAAAKLPVKSKFIVRERSGQEAAVAATAEGGAA; encoded by the coding sequence ATGCTTGCTCCCAAGAGAGTTAAGTTCAGAAAGCAGATGAAGGGCCGCATGCGTGGCAAGGCCACGCGCGGCAACTACGTGGCGTTCGGCGAGTACGGGCTGCAGGCCCTGGAGCCGGGTTGGATCACCAACCGGACCATCGAGGCCGCCCGTATCGCCATGACGCGCCACATCAAGCGCGGCGGCAAGGTGTGGATCCGGATCTTCCCGGACAAGTCCATCACCAAGAAGCCCCTCGAAGTGCGCATGGGCAAGGGCAAGGGCAACCCCGAGGCGTGGGTGGCCGTGGTGAAGCCGGGCCGCATCATGTTCGAGCTGGAAGGGGTCGCGCCCGAGGTGGCGAAGCGCGCCATGCAGCTGGCCGCGGCCAAGCTGCCGGTGAAGAGCAAGTTCATCGTCCGCGAGCGCTCCGGCCAGGAAGCCGCCGTGGCCGCTACCGCCGAGGGAGGTGCCGCGTGA
- the rplN gene encoding 50S ribosomal protein L14: MLQQESIIRIADNSGAKRALVIRVLGGSKRRYASIGDRVIVAVKDALPDGTVKKGDVATAVIVRTTSNVRRKDGSYIRFDENAAVIINDAGEPRATRIFGPVARELRDKRYMKIVSLAPEVI; this comes from the coding sequence ATGCTGCAGCAGGAATCGATCATCCGCATCGCCGACAACTCGGGCGCCAAGCGCGCCCTGGTGATCCGCGTGCTGGGTGGAAGCAAGCGCCGCTACGCCTCCATCGGCGACCGCGTGATCGTGGCCGTCAAGGACGCGCTCCCGGACGGCACGGTGAAGAAGGGCGACGTGGCCACGGCGGTCATCGTGCGCACCACCAGCAACGTGCGGCGCAAGGACGGCTCGTACATCCGCTTCGACGAGAACGCGGCCGTCATCATCAACGACGCGGGCGAGCCCCGCGCCACCCGCATCTTCGGGCCGGTGGCCCGCGAGCTGCGCGACAAGCGCTACATGAAGATCGTCTCGCTGGCCCCGGAGGTGATCTGA
- the rpmC gene encoding 50S ribosomal protein L29, translated as MKTSDIRELTDQEIADRITQLQEERFRLRFRAATQQLENPMVLRTIRNDIAQLKTVQRERELQTAKAS; from the coding sequence GTGAAGACGTCCGATATCCGCGAGCTGACGGACCAGGAGATCGCCGACCGGATCACGCAGCTGCAGGAGGAGCGGTTCCGGCTGCGCTTCCGCGCCGCGACGCAGCAGCTGGAGAACCCGATGGTGCTCCGCACCATCCGCAACGACATCGCGCAGCTCAAGACCGTGCAGCGCGAGCGTGAACTGCAGACCGCGAAGGCCAGCTGA
- the rplD gene encoding 50S ribosomal protein L4 translates to MLSARFFNAAGEPGESVQLPEELFDGIVHEAALHQTIKAFLANQRQGNAATKTRAHVSGGKRKPWRQKGTGRARQGSIRAPHWRGGGVVFGPHPRSYRQDIPKKVKALARRSAFNQRALNEEITVIASLAMEAPRTKRVAELLGKMGVAGAKRVLVLTNGSQETVYRSVRNIPNVEVMPFAQASAYDVLRARQLVIEASALDAVRSSTEEVAHA, encoded by the coding sequence ATGCTTTCCGCACGCTTTTTCAACGCCGCCGGCGAGCCGGGCGAGTCGGTACAGCTTCCTGAGGAGCTGTTCGACGGCATCGTGCACGAGGCCGCGCTGCACCAGACGATCAAGGCGTTCCTGGCCAACCAGCGCCAGGGCAACGCAGCAACCAAGACCCGTGCGCACGTGAGCGGGGGCAAGCGCAAGCCGTGGCGCCAGAAGGGCACCGGCCGCGCGCGCCAGGGCTCCATCCGCGCTCCGCACTGGCGGGGCGGCGGTGTGGTGTTCGGGCCGCACCCGCGCTCGTACCGCCAGGACATCCCCAAGAAGGTGAAGGCCCTCGCGCGCCGCTCCGCGTTCAACCAGCGGGCGCTCAACGAGGAGATCACCGTGATCGCCAGCCTGGCGATGGAGGCTCCCAGGACCAAGCGGGTCGCGGAGCTGCTGGGGAAGATGGGAGTGGCCGGCGCCAAGCGCGTGCTGGTGCTGACCAACGGGAGCCAGGAGACGGTGTACCGCTCGGTCCGCAACATCCCGAACGTGGAAGTGATGCCCTTTGCGCAGGCCTCGGCCTACGACGTGCTGCGCGCGCGCCAGCTGGTGATCGAGGCGTCCGCGCTGGACGCGGTCCGCAGCAGCACCGAAGAGGTGGCCCATGCGTAA
- the rplV gene encoding 50S ribosomal protein L22: MQARAIARGVGMSPRKMRLVLDLIRGRGVNEAYAILKFSKKGATRPIEKTLRSAVANATQKADEAKVYLDADELVVREAYVNEGPRLKRFSPRAMGRATPIIKRTSHVTIIVDRKE; this comes from the coding sequence ATGCAGGCTCGTGCCATCGCCCGCGGCGTCGGGATGTCGCCGCGCAAGATGCGGCTGGTCCTGGACCTGATCCGCGGCCGCGGCGTAAACGAAGCGTACGCCATCCTCAAGTTCTCGAAGAAGGGCGCCACGCGCCCCATCGAGAAGACCCTCCGCTCCGCCGTGGCCAACGCCACGCAGAAGGCCGACGAGGCGAAGGTCTACCTCGACGCCGACGAGCTGGTGGTTCGCGAGGCGTACGTAAACGAGGGTCCGCGGCTGAAGCGGTTCTCGCCCCGCGCCATGGGCCGGGCGACGCCGATCATCAAGCGGACCAGCCACGTCACCATCATCGTCGACCGCAAGGAGTAG
- the rplB gene encoding 50S ribosomal protein L2 has translation MPTKQFKPVTAGTRFRSISDFNEVTHTGRPEKKLTEKIHSTGGRNHHGRVTSRFKGGGHKKVYRVIDFKRNKVGAPATVTRIEYDPNRTANIALIEFQDGERRYILAARGLKVGDTVVSGSGSDIRTGNALPLSEIPLGTMVHNVELRAGKGGQMARSAGAGVQIAAKEGDYVTLRMPSTEMRMVRKECMATIGQVGNVDHEKQSIGKAGANRWRGKRPHVRGVAMNPVDHPMGGGEGKTSGGRPPVTPWGKKEGVKTRKVKKASSKLIVRGRKRGRATK, from the coding sequence ATGCCGACCAAGCAGTTCAAGCCGGTGACCGCCGGCACGCGGTTCCGCTCCATCAGCGACTTCAACGAGGTGACCCACACGGGCCGCCCGGAGAAGAAGCTGACCGAGAAGATCCACAGCACGGGTGGCCGCAACCACCACGGGCGCGTGACCAGCCGCTTCAAGGGCGGCGGCCACAAGAAGGTGTACCGGGTGATCGACTTCAAGCGCAACAAGGTGGGGGCTCCGGCCACCGTCACGCGCATCGAGTACGATCCCAACCGCACCGCCAACATCGCCCTGATCGAGTTCCAGGACGGCGAGCGGCGCTACATCCTGGCCGCGCGCGGCCTCAAGGTGGGCGACACGGTGGTGAGCGGCTCCGGCAGCGACATCCGCACCGGAAACGCGCTGCCGCTCTCCGAGATCCCGCTGGGCACCATGGTGCACAACGTGGAGCTCCGCGCCGGCAAGGGCGGCCAGATGGCCCGCTCCGCCGGCGCCGGGGTGCAGATCGCGGCCAAGGAGGGCGACTACGTCACCCTCCGCATGCCCTCCACCGAGATGCGCATGGTCCGCAAGGAGTGCATGGCGACCATCGGTCAGGTGGGGAACGTGGACCACGAGAAGCAGTCGATCGGGAAGGCAGGCGCCAACCGCTGGCGGGGCAAGCGCCCGCACGTGCGCGGCGTGGCCATGAACCCGGTGGACCACCCGATGGGCGGCGGTGAAGGGAAGACCTCCGGCGGGCGCCCGCCCGTGACCCCGTGGGGCAAGAAGGAAGGGGTCAAGACCCGGAAGGTGAAGAAGGCCAGCAGCAAGCTGATCGTCCGCGGCCGCAAGCGGGGCCGGGCGACGAAGTAA
- the rplW gene encoding 50S ribosomal protein L23: protein MRNINEVIVRPIITEKSHDLLDRLGAYSFVVDKAANKIEIAKAVETLFNVKVANVRTMNYAGKQKRMGRFIGKKVNWKKAVVTLQAGDSIELFEGV from the coding sequence ATGCGTAACATCAACGAAGTCATCGTCCGCCCGATCATCACGGAGAAGTCGCACGACCTCCTGGACCGGCTGGGCGCGTACTCATTCGTGGTAGACAAGGCGGCGAACAAGATCGAGATCGCCAAGGCGGTGGAGACGCTGTTCAACGTCAAGGTGGCGAACGTCCGCACCATGAACTACGCCGGCAAGCAGAAGCGCATGGGGCGGTTCATCGGCAAGAAGGTCAACTGGAAGAAGGCGGTCGTCACGCTTCAGGCCGGCGACAGCATCGAGCTCTTCGAAGGAGTGTAA